The Pseudoalteromonas tunicata genome segment GGCGTTCCATGGTTGATGATTTGGTTCAATGTTTGCTAAATCGATACTTGTGGCTTGTGGGCTAAGTTGAAAGATGTTTGCAGTGAAAGCTTGCGAACAAAAAAATATACATGCGAAGAGTATGAGCTTGATCATTTCAAATTCCATTTGATAGATGCGGTGTACGTTTAAATTAAGTTCGCTTTTTAGGTAAATTCAAGTTTTTGGCTGGAGATTTGGTAGGCGCTGTTACAGCGTAGAAACTGCGCAAGATTGATTTATTATCTAGGATTGAGGTTATAGCCATTTAGAGATCGTCGATTTTAGCTTTGGTACAGGGATTAATTGTTAGTGTGCTGTTATAGAACCTCACAATGTTGGTTTTATAACAGCAGATATCATGTTTAATTGTTTATTAGCGCGTGTAGTTAAGCGCATAATATAGCATTGCGATAGCCTGTTTTTAGCAGTGTTTCGTAGCGTATCAACGGGTCTGTTAAAGTTGTTTTGGTTTAATTGTAAGCTGGTTATTAACCTGTTTAACTCCAGATATTTCTTCGCTTAATACAGTGGCCATATCACTATTAGCGGCAGAGATAACAAAGCCTGTTAACGTAACTACGCCTTTTTTAGTATCAACACTAATACTCAGGGTTGCTAAGTCTGGATCGGCAAAAATAGCCGCTTTGACCTTGCCAGTAATTTCAGTGTCATTGATGGCCATACCAAGGTTGTCTGCGGTGTCGCTGATTTTACTGCCTGCTTTTTCAACTGTCTGATCGATTTTTTTTCCGGCAGATTGTGCTTTCCCCGCATCTTCGCATGCACTGAGACTGACCGTGAGTAGAGCTGAAACGGTGACAATTTTTAATACATGAAATAATTCCATTTTTGTTTCCTGTTATTGAAAAAATATATTGGCCAAATAAACTGAGTGTTATTGATTTTTAATGTTTATTTTTGAAATGACAGTGAGTTAACCCCTATTGTCGATGCTATGACTATGCAGCTGCTTTGGCAATGCGTCTGTATGGTGGCGTACATAGTCGAAAATAATGTGTTTATTGTATGGTGTCTTGAAGTGTTACAGCTGTGATTTGATTTAGCCTGACTTGTTGCTTATTCGCTTCTTGTTCGCTGCGGCAGCGCTATTACAAACTTTTTCAATGGGTTGGCCTGAAAAGAGCGACTTGAGATAAATTTATTATTGAGGGTTGAAATTACTTTTAGTTGTAAAGAACTAAGGGATAATGTTTTTAAGCGTAAGCGGGTTTGGTTAGGCAAAGCGTGATAAGCCCAGGTAATGACATACCGTGGGCTTAGGTATTTACTAGGTTAAGCGGCTTTTAAGCTAAATTTTGGCTCAAAGTACTCGTTAAAAGTTCCTCTCGGACGATGGCTGCACCGGCACTTAGGGCGTTGAGTTTACCTTTGGCGACATCGCGGGCAAGCGGTGCCATACCACAGTTGGTACAAGGGTAGAGCTTGTCGGCATCAACATACTTAAGCGCATTTCTGAGAGTATTTGCAACTTCTTCAGGGCTTTCAATGGTATTGGTAGCCACATCAATCGCGCCCACCATTACTTTTTTACCTCGAACCAGTTCAAGTAGTTCGATTGGCACACGCGAGTTGTGGCATTCGAGCGAAATAATATCGATATTTGATTGCTGTAGTTTTGGCAATATTTGTTCATATTGACGCCATTGTGAGCCAAGGGTTTTTTTCCAATCGGTATTGGCTTTGATCCCGTAGCCATAACAAATATGAACAGCGGTTTCGCATTTTAGTCCTTCAATGGCTCGCTCTAAACACTTAATGCCCCAATCGTTCACTTCATCAAAAAACACATTAAATGCGGGTTCATCAAATTGGATGATATCAACTCCGGCAGCCTCTAGCTCTTTGGCTTCTTGATTGAGAATTTTGGCAAATTCCCATGCTAGTTTTTCGCGGCTCTTATAATGCTCGTCGTAGAGGGTATCGATCATGGTCATCGGGCCGGGCAGAGCCCATTTAATGGGTTGCGTGGTTTGTTGACGCAAAAATTTGGCATCGTCAACAAACACCGGTTTTTGGCGGCTCACAGGGCCAACCACTGTTGGTACACTGGCATCGTAGCGGTCGCGAATTTTTACCGTTTTACGTTTTTCAAAATCAACGCCGCTGAGGTGTTCTATAAAGGTGGTGACAAAGTGTTGGCGGGTTTGCTCGCCATCACTAACAATGTCAACGCCAGCATGTTGTTGCTCGTGCAATGATACGCGCAATGCGTCGTGCTTGCCGACTGTTAATTCATCGCCTTGTAGTTTCCAAGGCGACCAAAGTGTTTCTGGCTCTGCAAGCCAAAGTGGTTTAGGTAAACTGCCGGCTGTTGACGTCGGCAATAGGGTGTTGTGAGTCTGTGTTTTCATAATAAATGCTGCCATAAAATTGGGTTTTGATTGCAAGCTAACGTTAAAGCCTGTTATGTGAGCTTGCGATTAAACAGCGCTTGCAGACCACTGCTCAAGTACCGTTTGGTACGGTTTAATAAAGTGCTCTTGTGCAAACTTGCCTTGTTCACTGGCTAATTTGCTGCGCTCTTCGCGGTCATACACTATTTGCGTCAGTGAATGATCGAGGTTCTGCAAATTGGGGCGATAAGCCTTACCAGCCGCTGCATTGGCATTGTAAATCTCTGGTCGATAGATTTTTTGAAACGTTTCCATGGTACTGACAGTGCTAATTAGCTCAAGGCTGGTGTAATCATTAAGCAAGTCACCGACAAAATAAAAAGCCAGCGGCGCAACTGTGTTTGGTGGCATAAAATAACGCACCTGTAAGCCCATTTTTTTGAAATATTGCTCAGTGAGTGACGATTCATTTGGCTGGTATTCAACACCCAGTACCGGGTGCTGATTTTCAGTGCGATGATAGGTTTTGTTGTCTGACACACTGAGGCATATTACGGGTGGTTTGTTGAAATGCTGTTTATATACCGCTGAATTCACAAACGCTTGAAACAGTTTGCCATGTAATTCGCCAAAGTTTTCAGGAATGCTAAAGGCAGGCTGATTTTTATTATGCTCTTGTAGT includes the following:
- a CDS encoding BON domain-containing protein encodes the protein MELFHVLKIVTVSALLTVSLSACEDAGKAQSAGKKIDQTVEKAGSKISDTADNLGMAINDTEITGKVKAAIFADPDLATLSISVDTKKGVVTLTGFVISAANSDMATVLSEEISGVKQVNNQLTIKPKQL
- a CDS encoding methionine synthase produces the protein MKTQTHNTLLPTSTAGSLPKPLWLAEPETLWSPWKLQGDELTVGKHDALRVSLHEQQHAGVDIVSDGEQTRQHFVTTFIEHLSGVDFEKRKTVKIRDRYDASVPTVVGPVSRQKPVFVDDAKFLRQQTTQPIKWALPGPMTMIDTLYDEHYKSREKLAWEFAKILNQEAKELEAAGVDIIQFDEPAFNVFFDEVNDWGIKCLERAIEGLKCETAVHICYGYGIKANTDWKKTLGSQWRQYEQILPKLQQSNIDIISLECHNSRVPIELLELVRGKKVMVGAIDVATNTIESPEEVANTLRNALKYVDADKLYPCTNCGMAPLARDVAKGKLNALSAGAAIVREELLTSTLSQNLA
- a CDS encoding DUF1852 domain-containing protein: MKHDFTFTIKTIALDENYHPSDKTRITTNFANLARGSHRQANLRNALKMIDNRFNALANWDNPTADRYSVELEIISVNIDVAGSGQAFPSIEVLKTNIVDRHTNKRIEGIVGNNFSSYVRDYDFSVLLQEHNKNQPAFSIPENFGELHGKLFQAFVNSAVYKQHFNKPPVICLSVSDNKTYHRTENQHPVLGVEYQPNESSLTEQYFKKMGLQVRYFMPPNTVAPLAFYFVGDLLNDYTSLELISTVSTMETFQKIYRPEIYNANAAAGKAYRPNLQNLDHSLTQIVYDREERSKLASEQGKFAQEHFIKPYQTVLEQWSASAV